One genomic region from Clostridium saccharobutylicum DSM 13864 encodes:
- a CDS encoding HelD family protein: MNKEIDFLQEENKLNEVLDILNKEILKYLERRKTVTSYILDARKKYIEEYKDDEDQVIDYFDHESFVKEEAYKTIDKRLMEFTKLKESPYFGKVTFKEDDEIPEDIYIGRYGLTLENAFEPLIVDWRAPIASLFYKGTLGESSYNPPAGEVKADIIGRKQLIIKKGQLQGVFDSAVDVKDEILQMVLTKNSSDKLKDIVMTIQKEQDEIIREDRNKVIVVNGVAGSGKTTIALHRISYLLYNFRKQFGDKVLIFGPNDVFMDYIAQVLPSLGEGGINQTTFENFAKKELSLEYENIKSFGSYIEDAMNGNQEALKEYKYKSSKEFVNLLNFNIDKFNNEYFKIQPVKFNGEEIVPADEIKELFTGYYKDMPLFRRSEKIRRILISKIKDKRDMEVYKINSDIKEKIKNLPEDQIDIEKTNLEFLRRIKIREIVREVINSRAQVDSWIKAESVLNLYKEITTTENLGYMDLAGILYLMVKLQGVKVKNEIKHIVIDEAQDYSFIQFEIIKEMTGCKSYTIVGDSNQRLIQTDDEPAMLHLNTIFEDLDVEVKEYSLNKSYRSTQEIMEYANKFLHEDRIVPLVRSGEPIIEEEVETKDEFIDTLLSIIDDYEEEGHENIAVIFKGKDELKQYAHLIKERINVQSLDNEDLLYKGGKVLIPAYLAKGLEFDGVIVVENGEVEPLLKYIMCTRALHRLSVIRHK, from the coding sequence TTTTTACAAGAAGAAAATAAATTAAATGAAGTTTTGGACATATTAAATAAAGAAATTTTAAAATATTTAGAAAGACGAAAAACAGTTACAAGTTATATTCTTGATGCTAGAAAGAAATATATTGAGGAATATAAAGATGATGAGGATCAAGTAATAGACTATTTTGATCATGAAAGTTTTGTAAAGGAAGAAGCTTATAAGACAATTGATAAGAGACTTATGGAATTTACTAAGCTTAAGGAATCGCCTTATTTTGGGAAAGTTACTTTTAAAGAAGATGATGAAATACCAGAGGATATTTATATTGGAAGATATGGTTTAACATTAGAAAATGCATTTGAACCATTAATTGTTGACTGGAGGGCTCCGATTGCTTCACTTTTTTATAAAGGTACACTTGGAGAATCAAGTTATAATCCACCAGCTGGTGAAGTAAAGGCGGATATAATAGGCAGAAAACAATTGATTATTAAAAAAGGACAATTACAAGGAGTGTTTGATTCAGCAGTAGATGTTAAGGATGAAATACTTCAAATGGTATTAACGAAGAATTCATCTGATAAATTAAAAGATATAGTTATGACTATTCAAAAAGAACAAGATGAAATCATAAGAGAAGATAGAAATAAAGTTATTGTTGTAAATGGAGTAGCAGGTTCAGGTAAGACGACTATTGCTTTACATAGAATTTCTTATTTACTTTATAATTTTAGAAAACAATTTGGAGATAAGGTATTAATTTTTGGACCTAATGATGTATTTATGGACTATATAGCTCAAGTATTGCCTTCCCTTGGAGAAGGTGGGATAAATCAAACTACTTTTGAGAATTTTGCTAAGAAGGAACTTAGTTTAGAATACGAAAATATAAAAAGTTTTGGCAGTTATATTGAAGATGCAATGAATGGAAATCAAGAAGCGTTAAAAGAATATAAATACAAGAGTTCAAAAGAATTCGTAAATTTATTAAATTTCAATATAGATAAATTCAACAATGAATATTTTAAAATTCAACCAGTTAAATTTAATGGTGAAGAAATTGTTCCAGCAGATGAAATAAAAGAGTTGTTTACTGGTTATTATAAGGATATGCCTTTGTTTAGGAGAAGTGAAAAGATAAGAAGAATACTTATTTCTAAAATTAAAGACAAAAGAGATATGGAAGTTTATAAAATAAATAGTGACATCAAAGAAAAGATAAAGAACTTACCAGAAGATCAAATTGACATAGAAAAGACAAACTTAGAATTTTTAAGAAGAATTAAAATAAGAGAAATAGTAAGAGAAGTTATCAATTCTAGAGCACAAGTGGATAGTTGGATCAAGGCAGAATCGGTTTTGAATTTATATAAAGAAATTACTACTACTGAAAATTTAGGATATATGGATTTAGCAGGAATACTTTATCTAATGGTTAAATTACAAGGAGTGAAAGTAAAAAATGAAATTAAGCATATTGTAATTGATGAAGCCCAAGATTATAGTTTTATACAGTTTGAAATTATAAAAGAGATGACAGGTTGTAAGAGTTATACAATAGTTGGAGATTCTAATCAAAGATTAATTCAAACAGATGATGAACCAGCAATGCTTCATTTGAATACAATATTTGAAGATTTAGATGTTGAAGTAAAAGAATATAGTTTAAATAAAAGTTACAGATCAACTCAAGAAATAATGGAATATGCTAATAAATTTTTACATGAAGATAGAATAGTTCCTTTAGTTAGAAGCGGTGAGCCTATTATTGAAGAAGAAGTTGAAACAAAGGATGAATTTATAGATACACTCCTTTCAATAATTGATGACTACGAAGAAGAAGGTCATGAAAACATTGCAGTAATATTTAAAGGAAAAGATGAATTAAAGCAATATGCTCATCTTATTAAAGAAAGAATAAACGTTCAAAGCTTAGATAATGAAGATCTTTTATATAAGGGTGGAAAAGTGCTTATACCAGCTTATCTTGCAAAAGGATTAGAATTTGATGGTGTAATAGTTGTTGAAAATGGAGAAGTTGAACCATTACTAAAATATATAATGTGTACGAGAGCACTTCATAGATTATCAGTAATCAGGCATAAATAA
- a CDS encoding esterase/lipase family protein, with protein MIMIEICIVLGITIIGLIYLDIAKKINLIHKNIITLFLIIVPHLTLITYFFIIYATHNKISLAFQRIAIFEVIAFAVYLYVKINLFPYSKKLTDKYRLKVLLGGRRITLYGLFTLIIQTIICIYIYSDLIKRLYIPNNILILDIVITMLFTIILITNGMLRLLLTSRRLNIIKRLLVAWMAFIPIVNIFVILYACNLARDEYEHECYKVNIEKTRVDSKICKTKYPFVLIHGVGFRDFKYINYWGRIPKELIRQGATIYYGNQEAFGTVEYNAHDIKNKILSIIKETDCEKVNIIAHSKGGLDARYMISKLDMGKYVASITMISSPHRGVKFVNIACHLPEFIYRGIAKAFDKYFTLLGDRSPDFYTATRQFSTHHSKKFNEEIKDVEGIYYQSYTSVMKNLFSDYILTIPYVFVKLTEGDNDGLVSVDSAKWGEFRGILKNKCSRGISHGDIIDLRRDDYKHFDVIEKYVEIVSELKNKGY; from the coding sequence ATGATAATGATTGAGATTTGTATAGTTTTAGGAATTACTATAATTGGACTTATATACTTAGATATTGCAAAAAAAATAAATTTAATTCACAAAAATATTATAACCTTATTTTTGATTATTGTGCCACACCTTACTTTAATCACTTATTTTTTTATAATATATGCAACACACAATAAAATTTCCTTAGCATTTCAGAGAATAGCTATATTTGAAGTTATAGCATTTGCTGTTTATTTATATGTAAAGATTAATCTTTTTCCATATTCAAAAAAACTTACAGATAAATATAGACTTAAAGTACTATTGGGTGGTAGACGTATTACTTTATATGGATTATTCACATTAATAATACAAACAATCATTTGCATCTATATTTATAGTGATTTGATAAAAAGACTTTATATTCCAAACAATATATTAATTTTAGATATTGTTATTACTATGTTGTTTACTATTATATTAATTACAAATGGAATGCTAAGACTTTTATTAACTTCAAGGAGACTTAATATTATAAAAAGGTTGTTAGTTGCATGGATGGCATTTATTCCAATTGTAAATATTTTTGTTATACTTTATGCATGTAATCTTGCTAGGGATGAATATGAACATGAATGTTATAAAGTTAATATTGAAAAAACAAGAGTTGATTCGAAAATATGTAAAACTAAATATCCATTTGTTTTAATTCATGGAGTTGGATTTAGAGATTTTAAATATATTAACTATTGGGGAAGAATTCCTAAAGAACTTATTAGACAGGGCGCAACTATTTATTATGGCAATCAAGAGGCATTTGGTACTGTAGAATATAATGCACATGATATTAAGAATAAAATTCTTAGTATTATAAAAGAAACAGATTGTGAGAAAGTAAATATCATTGCACATTCTAAGGGTGGACTAGATGCACGTTACATGATAAGCAAGCTCGATATGGGAAAATATGTTGCATCTATTACAATGATATCATCACCACATAGAGGAGTGAAATTTGTAAATATCGCGTGTCATTTACCAGAGTTTATTTATCGAGGTATTGCAAAAGCTTTTGATAAATACTTTACGTTACTTGGTGATAGAAGTCCAGATTTTTATACTGCTACTAGACAATTTTCAACTCACCATAGCAAAAAATTCAACGAAGAGATTAAAGATGTAGAAGGTATTTATTATCAAAGCTATACATCTGTTATGAAAAATTTATTTAGCGATTATATTCTTACCATTCCTTATGTTTTTGTTAAACTAACTGAAGGTGATAATGATGGATTAGTTTCTGTTGATTCTGCAAAATGGGGAGAATTTAGAGGAATTCTTAAAAATAAATGTTCTCGTGGAATTTCACATGGAGACATTATAGATTTAAGAAGAGATGACTATAAACATTTTGATGTAATTGAAAAGTATGTAGAAATTGTATCTGAGCTTAAAAATAAAGGATAC